Part of the Tenacibaculum sp. SZ-18 genome, TAAAAATGCTTTGATATCAGCTTTGTCTTTTTCAGTCATTTGCACACCACCTTGACTCACTTTTTTCATAAGAGGTGAGATGGTTGGTGAATTTTTTAATCCCTCAGAATAATGATTGATGACTTCTTCTAAAGTTGAGAATCGACCATCATGCATGTAAGGTGATGTAAAAGTTAAATTTCGTAATGAAGGAGTTTTGAACTTGCCATTATCTGCAGGATCTCCTGTAACGGCACCCAAACCTAAGTCTGTAAATGTTGCGTCTAGTCCATTATTATGAAACTTATTGTCAGTCCAAAGTGGATTGTTATTACTTCCATGACAATGAAAACAGTCACCTCGAGTTTCGTCCATAAATGCATTAAATCCATTTTCCTCTTCAGTGCTTAAAGTAACTTCACCTCTTAAAAATTTATCAAACTTGGAGTTGCCAGAAATTAAAGTCCTTTCGAATTGAGCAATTGCTTTTACTATCAAGATGGAATCAATGGAAACATTTCCAAAAGCTTCGCGAAAAAGTTGTGGATATTCTGAATCGTTTTGAAGTCTGCTTGCAACTTCTTTCCAAACATTGTTCATTTCGCGATGATTGGTAACAGGTTCAAAAACTTGACGTTCTAAACTTAATTCTTTTCCATCCCAAGCAAATCGTTCATCATAATTCCATGCCAAATTATAAAGTGGCATTGAATTTCTTACACCTACAGCTCCATTTACACCTTTACTTACTTGATTATTATCAGTAAATGATTTTTGAGGGTCATGACATGAAGCGCACGAGATAGATTTATCAGATGATAAAATTGGATCGAAGAAAAGTTTTTTTCCTAAACGAACACCTTCATTTGTTTGAGGATTATTCGTGGGTATTAATGGCGCTAATAATTTATCTTTAAAAAGCTGAGGAATTTCTAATTCTATAATAACTGGAGAATAACCCGAAGGTTCGGTACTTTCATTATTCTCACTAGAGGAACATGAAGCCAGCATAAACACAAGAAAAAGATATATCCACGAGTGTTTCATTTATAAACTAAAAACTGATTTTCCGTTTGAATTCATTAAAATTTGGGCATCAAAGTTTGTCATTAAATTTTGATTTAAATCATCAAGTACCCAAATGTTTGGGTTTTTAAACCATTCTGCAATATTTACTTTTACATTAATAGTTTCTTCCGAATCTTTTATCCAGATATCAGTTAAACTAACAGGGAAAGAAGTATCTATTGTAGTAATATTATCTGGATCTGATGTGTTTCTAGCACGAATTACATGATAATTAAATGAGGCGGGAGTGGTTGTAGATTCCGACGTGTATTTACCATCAAATTGCATATAATGATATCCGCCACCTATCATTTCTGGAACATTAAAATTTGCTGAATTTAGATCGTTGTAGGCCCCATCTACATTGTCGGCGTCATTAAAACCAAACGTAAAATTTAATGAGTATGTTCTATTAAGAATTAATCCTTCAACGGTGTAAGATAAATTTTGTTCTTCACCTAAATCAATTAGTAAATAATCTTCTAAAGCTGTTTCAAAACCAGAAGTGTCAACTAGTTTTATTTTCGATATGAGATATCTATACCTTTCGATACTTATAACATCACCGTTTTCATTGGTGAGTTTTAAATCATTAAAATCCTCTTTCGTAATAGGGCTTCCATCCCATTCATGAACAAAATTTATCGTGATTTTTTTATTTCCTATACCTTCTTCGTTATTGCTTGAGCATCCTAATATTAGAAGTAAAGAGCAAATTAAATATTTTAAA contains:
- a CDS encoding MbnP family protein, translated to MLKNLKYLICSLLLILGCSSNNEEGIGNKKITINFVHEWDGSPITKEDFNDLKLTNENGDVISIERYRYLISKIKLVDTSGFETALEDYLLIDLGEEQNLSYTVEGLILNRTYSLNFTFGFNDADNVDGAYNDLNSANFNVPEMIGGGYHYMQFDGKYTSESTTTPASFNYHVIRARNTSDPDNITTIDTSFPVSLTDIWIKDSEETINVKVNIAEWFKNPNIWVLDDLNQNLMTNFDAQILMNSNGKSVFSL
- a CDS encoding cytochrome-c peroxidase, whose protein sequence is MLASCSSSENNESTEPSGYSPVIIELEIPQLFKDKLLAPLIPTNNPQTNEGVRLGKKLFFDPILSSDKSISCASCHDPQKSFTDNNQVSKGVNGAVGVRNSMPLYNLAWNYDERFAWDGKELSLERQVFEPVTNHREMNNVWKEVASRLQNDSEYPQLFREAFGNVSIDSILIVKAIAQFERTLISGNSKFDKFLRGEVTLSTEEENGFNAFMDETRGDCFHCHGSNNNPLWTDNKFHNNGLDATFTDLGLGAVTGDPADNGKFKTPSLRNLTFTSPYMHDGRFSTLEEVINHYSEGLKNSPTISPLMKKVSQGGVQMTEKDKADIKAFLLTLTDTDFVKNPDFQLP